The genomic region CCGGGTCTCCTTCGGCGTGCAGCGGCGTGGTTGCGACGAGGGCGAGCAGGGCCGCAAGCAGGGGCAAGGAGCGCGTCATCCTGGCTTCTCCGGACGTGGACGGAAGCGCGATTCTGCTCCCGTCCACCTCTCCGCGAGCAGGCCGGCGCGTGACGTCTCCGCCACGCTCCTCGCGCCGTCGCGATCAGCGCCTTGCCGCTCAGGCGGCGCGCACCAGCACCTGGCGCTTGCGGCCGAGCGAGAGCCGCGCCGCTCCGTCCTCGGTCAGTGCGGCCGGGCCGATCACCGCCGCCTCGTCCGTCACCGGCGCGTCGTTGAGCCGCACGCCGCCGCCGCGGATCTGACGCCGCGCCTCGGCGTTGGAGGCGAGGCCGAAGGCGCGCGCGACCAGGGCGAAGGCTGCGATTCCGTCGGCGAGCTCGGGCACCACGACCACGGGAAGGCCTGCGGTGCTCTCGCCCGCGGCTGCCTTCGCCGCTGCCTCGGCCGCCGCGCGGCCGTGCAGGAGCGCGGTCGCCTCCGTCGCGAGCGTGATCTTCGCCGCGTTCAGCTCCGCTCCCTCGAGACGCTCGAGCCGGGCGATCTCCGCGATCGGCACCTCGGTGAACAGGCGGAGGAAGCGGCCCACGTCGGGGTCCTCGGTGTTACGCCAGAACTGCCAGTAGCCGAACGGGGAGAGGCGGTCGGCGTTCAGCCACACCGCGCCTTGGGCGGTCTTTCCCATCTTCTGCCCCGAGGCGGTGGTCAGAAGCGGCACGGTCAACCCGAACGCTTCGGCGCCGTCGGTGCGGCGAATCAGGTCCGCCCCCATGACGATGTTGCCCCACTGGTCCGACCCGCCCATCTGAACGACAACACCGTGCCGCCGGAAAAGCTCGCGGAAATCGTAGGCCTGAAGGATCATGTAGTTGAACTCGAGGAACGTCAGCGAGTGCTCGCGCTCGAGACGCTGCCGCACGCTGTCGAGCGTCAGCATGCGGTTGACCGAGACATGCACGCCGACGTCGCGCAGGAGCGGGATGTAGCGGAGCTCGTCGAGCCAGGTGGCGTTGTCGACCTCGATCGCCCCGGCAGGGCCGCCGCCGAAGTCAAGGAACTTCTCGAACGCGCCGCGTATGCCGCGCTTGTTCGCCTCGATCTGCTCATCCGTCAGAAGCGGGCGGCTCTCGTCGCGGAAGGACGGGTCGCCGATCCGGGTGGTGCCGCCGCCGATCAGAACCACCGGGCGGTTGCCGGTCTTCTGCCAGAGCCTGAGCAGCATGATCGAGATCAGGTGCCCGACATGCAGGCTGTCGGCGGTGCAGTCATAGCCGACATAGGCCGCGAGCGGGCCGGCGGCGAGGCGCGCGTCGAGCCCGGCAAGGTCGGTGCACTGGTGCACGTAGCCGCGCTCCGAGGCGATGCGCAGGAAGTCCGATCGCAGCGCGTCTGTGCTCATGGCGTGTCGGGGCGTGTCTTGCGGAACGGGGCGATCGCCTAGCACAGTCCCGCCATGGCGGCAAAACCGCATGCGGCCGGACGCGACCCATTCGGCTGGCATCTCGGCATGATGAGCGGCACCTCGCTCGACGGGGTGGATGCCGCCTTGGTCGAGACGGACGGGGAGCGCCTCGGCCGGCTCGGCGCCTCTCTCACTGTTCCGCTTCCGTCAGGCCTGCGGCGGCGCTTGCGCGCCTTGATGGAGAGGGCCGAGACGCTCGCGGCCGACGCCCCCGAGCTCGTTTCGGCGGAAGCCGAGCTCACCGTGCTTCATGCCGAGGCGGCGAAGGCGGTGATCGCGCGTGCGGGGGTCGCGGCCGGAGAGGTGCGCGCCATCGGCTTCCACGGCCAGACGCTGCTGCACCGGCCGAAGGCGCGGCGAACCTGGCAGATCGGCGATGCGCGGGCGCTCGCCGCCGCGACCGGCCTCCCGGTGGTGCACGACTTCCGCTCTGCCGATGTCGCGGCGGGAGGGGAGGGCGCGCCGCTCGTGCCGCTGTTCCACGCCGCTCTCCTCTGCCAAGCGGAGCGGCCGATCGCCGTTCTCAACCTCGGCGGGGTTGGGAACGTCACCTTCCTCGGCCTGGGCGGCGAGCTCCTCGCTTTCGACACCGGCCCAGGGAATGCCCTGCTCGATGACTGGACGCTCCGGCACACGGGCCACGCCTATGATTCGGGCGGACGTCTTGCCGCCTCCGGCCGCGCCGACGAGGCCGTGCTCGAACGCCTTCTCGCCCACCCGTATTTCGCCCGGACGCCGCCGAAGTCGCTTGACCGGCTCGATTTCCGCGAGGCCGCCGGGCAGGCGGGGCTCGATCGCCTCGCGCCAGCCGATGGTGCGGCGACGCTCGCCGCCTTCACCGCGCGCGCCGTGGCGGCCGCCCTGCCGCACCTGCCTTCTCCGCCGCGGCGCTGGGTCGTCTGCGGTGGCGGGCGCCACAACCGGGCGATCCTGCGCTGCCTCGTCGAGGCCCTCGGGGCGCCAGTCAGCACCGCCGAGGACGAGGGCTGGGACGGGGATGCGATCGAGGCGCAGGCCTTCGCCTTCCTCGCTGCGCGAAGCCTGCGCGGCCTGCCGCTCAGCCTGCCCGGGACGACGGGCGTGCCGCGGCCAATGCCTGGGGGGCGGGTCGTCCTGCCCCACACCGCCTGACGCCTCCGCGCCGGTTCGCGGCGGGGGCGTCCCTCGCGAGGCCTGCCGGCGCCCCATCGAGCGCGCGAAGGAGGCCGACGCCCCGCGCTGCCGCCGCCGCGTGCCGGCTCAGTCCGCGGCGAGCTTGAGACGCTCGTCGCGGCCGAGAGCGAGGGTCAAGTGCTCCTCCGCCGCCTCCGCGAGACGGTCACAGTGGTCGACGAAGAAATGGTCGCAGTCCTCGAAGACCCGGTAGTCGATCCGGATCCCCTTCTGCGAGTTCAGCTTCGCCACGAGCTTGGCGACCGCGGGCTCGGGCACGATCTCGTCGCGCCCGCCCTGCACGATCAGGCCCGACTGCGGGCAGGGGGCGAGGAAGCCGAAGTCGAGGTGGTTCGCCGGCGGCGTGACCGAGATGAAGCCGCGCACCTCGGGCCGGCGCATCAGGAGCTGCATGCCGAGCCAGGCGCCCCACTGGTAGCCCGCCACCCAGACCGGACCGGAGTTCGGGTTGATCGCCTGCATCCAGTCGAGCGCGCCCGCGGCATCGGCAAGCTCCCCCACGCCGCCGTCATACCGCCCCTGGCTCTTGCCCACGCCACGCAGGTTCACGCGCATGACGGAGAAGCCAAGGCGCTGGAACACACCGTAGAGCGTGTAGACGACGCGGTTGTTCATCGTGCCGCCATGCAGCGGATGCGGATGCAGGACGAGCGCGATCGGCGCCCCGGGCTGCTTGGCATGATGATACCGCGCCTCCAGCCGGCCATCCGGCCCCTGGAACATTACCTCAGGCATGCTTCTCTTCGGCCCCCTATCCAGTGCGGCGCCCAGGCGGGCGCCGGGTGCGGCCCAGCGCGCTCCGCACGCTCGGGGAGGGACGGTGCCGGGCAGCCATGGTTGACTGCCCCAGTCGGACTCCCTAGCCTCCCCCTCGCATGCGGGGCGCGCACCTCCGCAAGATAAGATATGGATCCCCCCGCGACGGCTGACGGCTCGCGAGGAAGCCGGGACTATAGTGAGCGACGCGCGCGAATGACACAGAAAACGTGACGACGATGTTGCGGACCTGGGTTGAGGGAATCGATGCGATCATGGCCCGCGACCCGGCGGCCAGGTCCCGGCTCGAGGTCCTGCTCTGCTACCCCGGTCTGCACGCGGTGGCGATGCACCGTCTCGCGCACCGGTTGTGGAGGTGGCGGCTCCGCCTTCCTGCCCGGTTGCTCTCCCACATCGCGCGGATGCTTACGGGGATCGAGATCCACCCTGGCGCGCGGATCGGTCGGCGGCTCGTGATCGACCATGGCGACGGTGTGGTGATCGGCGAGACAGCGGAGCTCGGCGATGACATCCTGATCTACCACCAGGTCACCCTCGGCGGCACCTCGCTCGTTGCCGGCAAGCGCCACCCCACCATCGGCAACGGGGTCATCCTCGGCGCCGGAGCGAAAGTGCTCGGGCCGATCCTGGTCGGCGATGGCGCGCGCGTCGGCGCCAATGCGGTGGTGGTGTCCGACGTCCCTGCCGGGGCGACCGTCGTCGGCATCCCTGCCCGTCCGGTCGAGCGGCGGCCCGCCGGGGCTGACCTTTTGCCCTACGGCACGCCCTGCGACGAGACGCTCGACCCTGCCCTGCGCAGCATTGAGCAGCTGCGGGCCGAGATCGCCGGCCTTTCGGCGAGGCTCGCCGCCCTCGAGGCCGGGCAGCGCGGGGCGCGCGCGCCCGCTCCGTCTGGCGAGAGCGGTTAGCGGGCGAGGGCGGCATGCGGCTTTCGACTCGCGGTCGCTATGCCGTGATGGCGATGGTCGATCTCGCGGCGCAGACGGCGGCGCATGGCACGGCGAAGCCCGTGGCGCTCTCCGAGATCGCTGAACGCCAGGGCATCTCGCTTTCCTATCTCGAACAGCTGTTCGGCAAGCTCCGGCGCGCCGGTCTCGTTCTCTCCGCTCGCGGCCCGGGCGGGGGCTATCGTCTCGCCTTCCCCGCCACGGAGACGCGGATCGCCGATGTCATCCTCGCCGTCGACGAGCCGATCAAGGCCACACGCTGCGAGATGGGCAGCCCCAAGGGCTGCCTCGGTGACCGCTCGCGCTGCCTCACCCACGACTTGTGGGAGGAGCTCGGCAACCAGATCCACATGTTCCTCGCCTCCGTGACGCTCGACGACGTGGTGCGCCGCCGCGTGCTCGGCCGCGCCGGAGCGCTGCACGCGCGCCTCAACGGCGTGATCGACGTCCCAATCGCCGAGCTCGAGCCGACGGCGCCACAGCCGCGCCGACCCGCCCGCTGAGCCGCAGCATGCGCCGCGTCTATCTCGACGCCAATGCCACCGAGCCGCTCCGCCCCGAGGCGCGGGCGGCCGTGCTTGCCGCCCTCGAACTCTCCGGCAACCCCTCCTCGGTGCACGCGGAAGGGCGCGCCGCGCGACGCTGCCTCGAGGAGTCGCGCGAGCGGCTCGCCGCGACGCTCGGCGTTCGGCCCGAGGCGATCGTCTTCACCTCGGGCGGAACGGAGGCGAATGCGCTCGCCGTCGCCGGGCTCGCCGCGTCGGGCCGGCGCGTTCTCGTCTCGGCCACGGAGCATGACTGCGTCCGCCGCGCCGTCGCCGGAGCCGAGACGGTGCCGGTTGACGGCAACGGAGTGGTGAGCCTCGAGGCGCTCGGGGAACGCCTTGCCGACGATCCGCGCCCGGCTCTCGTCTGCCTGATGCTCGCCAACAACGAGACCGGGACCGTGCAGCCGATAACGGAGGTGGCGGCCCTGTGCCGGCGTTTCGGCGCTCTCCTGCACATCGATGCCGTGCAGGCGCCCGGGCGTCTGCCGCTCGCCGAGGCGGTGGCCGCTGCCGACACGCTCGCTCTGTCCGGCCACAAGGCGGGCGGGCCGAAGGGGGCGGGGGCTCTCGTGGTGCAGAGAACGGCAACGCCCGCGGCTCTTCTCCGAGGCGGCGGGCAGGAGCGCGGGCTTCGCGCCGGGACCGAGCCGCTGCCGGCGATCGCGGGCCTCGCCGCAGCGGTCGAGGCGGCGGAGGCTTGGTGCCGCGCGGGTGGCGCGGAGCGTCTTGCCGCGCTCAAGGCGCGACTTGCCGATGGGCTTGCGGCCAGGGTTCCGGCGGCGCGCCTCCTCTGCGCCACTGTTCCCACCCTGCCCAACACGCTCGCCCTCGCCCTGCCCGGTGTCGCCGCAACGACCCAGGTGATGGCGCTTGATCTCGCCGGGGTGGCGGTCTCCGCTGGTGCCGCCTGCTCCTCCGGCAAGGTCGCGGAAAGCCACGTTCTCGCCGCGATGGGGCTCGGGCCGCTCGCCGGCCAGACGATTCGCGTCTCGCTTCCCTGGACCGCGACCGAGGCGGATGTCGACGCCTTCCTCGACGCCTATGCCGCGATGGCGGGGCGGCTTGCGCGGCATGCCGCCTGACCCGATCTCACCGCCATGAACGCTCTGCCGCCGCGAAACCGGCCGGTCTATCTCGACAACCAGGCGACCACGCCGTGCGACCCGCGCGTGCTCGAGGCGATGCTGCCGTGGTTCACCGAGCGCTTCGGCAACCCGCACAGCGCTGAGCACCTCATGGGCCGGGAGGCGGAGGAGGCGGTGGAGGCGGCCCGCGCCCACGTCGCGGCGCTGATCGGCGCCGAGCCGCGCGAGATCATCCTCACCTCCGGGGCGACCGAGAGCAACAACCTCGCGATCAAGGGCGCGGCCCGGTTCGCGGCGTCGCAGGGCAGCCCACGCCGGCGGATCGTGACGGTGGCGACCGAGCACAAATGCGTGCTCGCGACGGTGGCCGACCTCGCGTCGGAAGGGTTCGAGCCGGTGGTGCTGCCGGTCGGGCCTGATGGGCTTCTCGACCCCGACATGCTTGCCGAGGCCGTCGACGAGAGCACCCTGCTTGTTTCGGTGATGGCGGTGAACAACGAGATCGGCGTGATCCAGGACCTCGCCGCTCTCGCGAAGATGGCCAAGGCTCGCGGCGCTCTCTTCCACACCGATGCCGCGCAAGGGGCGGGCAAGATCCCGCTCGATGTCGGCGCTCTGGGGGTCGACCTTCTCTCGATCAGCGGCCACAAGCTCTACGGGCCGAAAGGGGTTGGCGCGCTCTATGTGCGGCGACGCCCGCGTGTCCGGCTCGCCCCGCTCTTTTCGGGCGGCGGGCAGGAGAGAGGCTTGCGCTCGGGCACCCTGCCTGCCCCGCTCGTCATCGGCCTCGGCGAGGCCTGCCGGATCGCCGCCGCCGAGATGGCAGAGGAGTCGCTCCGCCTCGCCCGGCTCAGGGACAGGCTGTGGGATGGCCTCGCCCGCGCGATCCCGGGAATCGCGCTCAACGGCAGCGCCGCGGCGCGTATCCCAGGCAACCTGAACCTCACCTTCCCGGCCGCCTCCGCCGCCGCTCTGATAGAGGCTTGCCCCGAGCTCTGCGTCTCCACAGGCTCCGCCTGCTCTTCCGCCGAGGTCGAGCCCTCCTATGTTCTCACCGCGCTCGGGCTCTCGGCTGAGGCCGCCTCCCGCACGCTTCGGATCGGGCTCGGGCGCTTTACCTCCGAGGCGGAAGTGGACTATGCGGTTGCCGCGCTCGCCGCCGCGCACCGGAGCGCCGCTGCCGCGGCCGGGTGAACTCGAGGGTTTCCTGACCATGCCGAAGATGACGTTCATCGAGCGCGACGGGACGCGCCGCGAGGTCGATGCCCCGCTCGGGCTCTCGGTTCTCGAGATCGCCCATCGCCACGGGGTGGACATCGAGGGCGCCTGCGAGGGCTCGCTCGCCTGCTCGACCTGCCACGTGATCGTCGATCCGAAGTGGTATGACCTGTTGCAGCCGCCGACGGAGGACGAGGAGGACATGCTCGACCTCGCCTTCGGCCTCGAGGAGACCTCGCGCCTCGGCTGCCAGATCGTGATGACCGAGGAGCTCGACGGCCTCGTCGTCAGGCTGCCGAAGGCAACGCGCAACGCCCAGAAGGGCTGAGGCGGTGGCTGCGGACGCGATCGCGGCGCCGGGAACGCTGTTCGCGCGGCTTCGCGACGCGGCGCGCCCCTCCTGGGAAGCGTATGTCTCCCACCCCTTCGTCCGCGGGCTGACCGATGGCTCGCTGCCCGAAGCTGCGTTCCGGCGGTATCTGACGCAGGACTATCTGTTCTTGATCCATTTCGCGCGCGCCTATGCGCTCGCGGTGGTCAAGCACGCCAAGCTCGACGACATGCGCAGCGCCGCCGCCACGCTTGATGCGCTGCTCAACCACGAGATGCGCCTGCACGTGGAGTTCTGCGCCGCCTGGGGCCTCACGGAGGCGGAGATGGAGCGCGAGCCCGAGGCCGAGGAGACGATGGCCTACACGCGCTACGTCCTCGAGCGCGGGCTTGCCGGCGATGTGCTTGACCTCGAGGTGGCGCTCGCGCCGTGCGTGATCGGCTATGCCGAGATCGGGGCGCGGATGACGGCCGACCCGGCGCTTAAGCGCGAGGGCAACCGCTACGACGCCTGGCGGGCGATGTACGCGGGCGAGGAGTTCCAGGCGGTGGCCGCGGAGGCCATCGCGCGTCTTGACCGGCTCGGTGCGGCGCGCGGGGCGGAGGCGCGGTTTGCGGGGCTTGCGCGCACCTTCGAGGAGGCCTGCCGCCTCGAGGCGCGGTTCTGGCAGATGGGTCTCGACGCGGCGAGGTAGGTCAGGGCTCGCCGCTCGGGTCACTGGCGGGCGTCGAGCAGGTTGCGGGCGCGGGCGAGAGTGCGCTCGGCGATCGCCAGGTCGGCGGGCGCGTCGAGGCTTCGGAACACCGCGAGCGCGCCCTCGTGGGCGCTGACGGCGTCGCGCAGGGCAGCGTCAGCCTGCCGACACCACTGATCCGGGCGTGAGCGAGCGCCCCCATCGCCTTGACGCCGCCCGACCGACGCGTCACCTCACCGCCATGCGTGTCGTCGTCGCCATGTCGGGCGGGGTCGACTCCTCTGTGGTCGCGGCGCTGATGGCCGAGGCCGGGCACGAGGTGATCGGCATCACGCTCCAGCTCTACGACCACGGCGCCGCCGTGGGGCGGAGGGGAGCCTGCTGCGCCGGGCAGGACATCCATGACGCCCGCCGCGTGGCCGACCGGCTCGGCATCCCGCACTACGTTCTCGACCGGGAGGCCCTGTTCCGCGCGGCGGTGATCGAGGATTTCGCCGACAGCTACGCCCGCGGCGAGACGCCGATCCCCTGCGTGCGCTGCAACCAGCGCCTCAAGTTCGACGACCTTCTCGGGGTTGCGCGCGATCTCGGGGCGGAGGCCCTCGCGACCGGACACTACGCCCGCATCGTCGCGTCGGCGGACGGGCCTGCGCTCGCGGTCGCGTCCGACGCCGCGCGTGACCAGTCCTACTTCCTCTTCGCCACGCGTCGCGAGGACCTCCCCTTCCTCCGCTTCCCGCTCGGGGAGATGACGAAGGCCGAGGTTCGCGCCCACGCCGCGCGGCTCTCCCTTCCGGTGGCCGAGAAGCCGGACAGCCAGGACATCTGCTTTGTCCCGTCCGGCTCCTACGCCGATCTCGTCGCGCGGCTTCGCCCCGAGGCCGCCGCGCCGGGGGAGATCGTGACCGAGGACGGGCGCGTGCTCGGCACCCATCGCGGCATCGCGCGCTACACGGTCGGCCAAGCGAAGGGGCTCGGCCAGGCGAGCCGTGACGGGGGCGAGCGCATGCATGTGCTGAGGGTCGAGGCCGGCACGCGCCGCGTCGTCGTCGGGCCGCGCGCGTCGCTCGGGCGGCGCACCCTCAGCGCTGGGGAGGTGAACTGGCTGATCCCGCCGCCCGCGGCGCCGATACGCTGCCTTGCCAAGCTGCGCGGCCGCGAGGCGCCGTCGCCGGCGACCGTGGCGTGGGACGGCACGGTCGCCGAGGTGACGATGGACGCCCCGGCGACCGTCGCCCCAGGCCAGGCGGCCGTGTTCTACGCCGGCGGGCGGGTGCTCGGCGGCGGCTTCATTCGCGCCGCCTGAACCGCCTCACGCCGCACGGACTTCCCGCAGGAACCCGTCCACCGCTTGGCTGAGCGCGCGGGTCTGGGCATTCAGGCCCTCGGCGGCCTCGCGCACCGTTGCGCTGCCTTCGGCGGCGGCGGCGGCGTTGCCGTTCACCTCGGCGATCTGCGCCGAAACCCGGCCCGTGCCGTTCGCCGCCTGCTGCACCGAGCGGGCGATCTCCGCCGTCGCCGCGCCCTGCGCCTCCACCGCAGCGGCGATCGAGGAGGCGAGCGAGGAGATCTCGTCGATCCTCCCGGCGATGCCGCGGATCGCCTCGACCGCGCCGGTCGTCGCCGCCTGCATCGCGGTGATCTGCGCGGCGATCTCCTCGGTCGCCTTCGCCGTCTGGCCGGCGAGGTTCTTCACCTCCGAGGCGACCACGGCGAAGCCCTTGCCTGCCTCGCCCGCGCGCGCCGCCTCGATGGTGGCGTTGAGAGCGAGCAGGTTGGTCTGCCCGGCGATGTCGCCGATCAGCCGCACCACATCGCCGATCCGCGCGGCCGCGGCCGAGAGCTCGTCGACCGAGGCATTGGTGCGCTCCGCCTCGCGCACGGCGGCGGCGGCGACCGAGGCGGCTTGCGCAACCTGGCGCGAGATCTCGCCGATCGAGGCGGAGAGCTCCTCCGCTGCCGCAGCGGCGCCATTGACGCTGCCTGCCGCGTCGCCTGCCGCCGCGGCGACCTCGCTCGAGAGCGCGACGTTCTGCCGCGCCTTTTCGGCGATGGCGGTTGCCGTCCGCTCGAGCGTGGCGACCGCCTCCGCCATCTGCCGCGCCATTGCGAGCACCTGCGTCTCGAACGTCTCGGCAAGGCGTAGCCGTGCCTCGCGGCGCTCGGCGGCGGCGCGGGCGCGCTCGGCCTCGGCTTCGGCGCGCGCCGCTGCGGCGGAGGCCGCCTCGGCCTGGAGCGTGGCGACGGCGCGGGCGAGCTCGCCCACCTGGTCGCGCCGCGCCTGCCCCGGCACGGCGGCGCCGAAATCGCCCTCCGCCACCTTGCGTGTGGCGACCGCAAGGTGGCGCACCGGCCCGAGCGATCCGCGCACCGCGGCAGCGACGAGCAGTCCAGAGACCAGGAGAGCGATGGCGGCGACGAGGAGCCCCTCCTTGATCTTCGCTTCGACCGCGCGGGCGATCTGGTCCACCGGCACGCCGACGAACCAGAGGCCGATCTGCCGGCCGGAGGCGTCGCGGATCGGCTCGTAGATTGTCAGATGGTCGCGCCCGAGGATCTCGTTCCGGCCGTGATAGGTTTCGCCGCGCCTGATCGAGGCGTCATAGGCCGGCCCAGGCGCGAGCCGCGTGCCCGTGCCCCGCGACCCGTCAGGTCGGGTGACGTTGGTGGCGATCCCAAGATCGCCGAGGAAGAGGGTTGCGACCCCGCCGGTGACCTCTTTCACGGCATCGACGATGTCGTTGCGGCCATTGAGCGGCTGGCCGCCGACGAGCAGACGATCCCCCTCCACCGTGAAGCCCTCGCCCAGGCGGCTGACCTCGCGCTTCAGCGCGCGCAGGTTCGCCTGTAGGCTTGCCTGGGCCTGCTCGAAGGCCCAGGTCTCGAAGCTGCGCACCGACCACGTCGTGATCGCCGCGGCCATGAGCGCCGTCGCGATGAGGCCGGTTGTGACGACGCGTGCCGTGAGCCCGAACCGGGACCCACAGGCGGCGAGAGTGGACCGTATGGTCTCGAGAATTGCCATGGGCGAGAGGCCCTGCTGGTGGGACGCGTTTTCGCCCGAGCATGCTCCTGACCGGCTAATCGCCGGTTAAGCGCCGATCACCCTCCGCCTTGCCTGCTGTCGTTTGTCCCGGGGGGTGACTGCGGGGGACCCTGCTGCCCGCCTTCGAAGATGCCGAACAGGCCGCGCAGGAAGCCCGGCGTGAGCGCCGCGAGCGGGTTGACCGTCGCCTCCGGGTCATCGAGCGGCCCGCGCACCCGGTAGCTCGCGGCGAACACGCCCCCGCCCTGTTCCGGCGAGAACAACCGGCCGATCACCGGGATCCGGCCGAGCAGCGAATTGAACACATAGGCCGGAACGATCGTTCCCTCGAGGTCGATCCGCCCATTCGCGCGGTCGATCGTCCCCTGCGCGGTGACGCCGAGCGAGGCGCTGATCGCGCGCGCATCGCGGAGTTCCAGGCGACGATCGTCCCAGGTGAAGGAGGCGACGGCTCGGGTGAACGACACGCCGGGGCCGCGGGCGAGATCGAGAACGCCGTAGAGCGTCATCGCCTGCAGAACGCGCGCCGCGGCCGGCGCCTCGCGCAAGCGGAAGTCCAAAAGCTCCGCCTCGCCGGTCAGCGGATGTCCGGGCTGCGTGTCGTCGAATATGCCGCGGATCGTGAGCGTCCCGCCCGCCATTGTGGTGAGCACGTCGAGCGCGTTGAGAACGGCCCCGGCATCGTCTGCCGTGAGGGTGAACGATCGTCTGCCCGGGCCTTCGGGAGCGATCGCAAGCCGCATCGTGCCGCGTTGCCCGGCGAGAGCCGAGGCCTCGGCGCGCGCGATCACGCCGCGGGCCAGAGCGCCCCTGCCGCGCACCTCGCGCAGCTCATGGCCTGGGCGGAAGACGAGGCGATCGATCGCGGCATCGACCACGAGG from Elioraea tepida harbors:
- the tyrS gene encoding tyrosine--tRNA ligase; this translates as MSTDALRSDFLRIASERGYVHQCTDLAGLDARLAAGPLAAYVGYDCTADSLHVGHLISIMLLRLWQKTGNRPVVLIGGGTTRIGDPSFRDESRPLLTDEQIEANKRGIRGAFEKFLDFGGGPAGAIEVDNATWLDELRYIPLLRDVGVHVSVNRMLTLDSVRQRLEREHSLTFLEFNYMILQAYDFRELFRRHGVVVQMGGSDQWGNIVMGADLIRRTDGAEAFGLTVPLLTTASGQKMGKTAQGAVWLNADRLSPFGYWQFWRNTEDPDVGRFLRLFTEVPIAEIARLERLEGAELNAAKITLATEATALLHGRAAAEAAAKAAAGESTAGLPVVVVPELADGIAAFALVARAFGLASNAEARRQIRGGGVRLNDAPVTDEAAVIGPAALTEDGAARLSLGRKRQVLVRAA
- a CDS encoding anhydro-N-acetylmuramic acid kinase, which gives rise to MAAKPHAAGRDPFGWHLGMMSGTSLDGVDAALVETDGERLGRLGASLTVPLPSGLRRRLRALMERAETLAADAPELVSAEAELTVLHAEAAKAVIARAGVAAGEVRAIGFHGQTLLHRPKARRTWQIGDARALAAATGLPVVHDFRSADVAAGGEGAPLVPLFHAALLCQAERPIAVLNLGGVGNVTFLGLGGELLAFDTGPGNALLDDWTLRHTGHAYDSGGRLAASGRADEAVLERLLAHPYFARTPPKSLDRLDFREAAGQAGLDRLAPADGAATLAAFTARAVAAALPHLPSPPRRWVVCGGGRHNRAILRCLVEALGAPVSTAEDEGWDGDAIEAQAFAFLAARSLRGLPLSLPGTTGVPRPMPGGRVVLPHTA
- a CDS encoding alpha/beta hydrolase, translating into MPEVMFQGPDGRLEARYHHAKQPGAPIALVLHPHPLHGGTMNNRVVYTLYGVFQRLGFSVMRVNLRGVGKSQGRYDGGVGELADAAGALDWMQAINPNSGPVWVAGYQWGAWLGMQLLMRRPEVRGFISVTPPANHLDFGFLAPCPQSGLIVQGGRDEIVPEPAVAKLVAKLNSQKGIRIDYRVFEDCDHFFVDHCDRLAEAAEEHLTLALGRDERLKLAAD
- the cysE gene encoding serine O-acetyltransferase: MLRTWVEGIDAIMARDPAARSRLEVLLCYPGLHAVAMHRLAHRLWRWRLRLPARLLSHIARMLTGIEIHPGARIGRRLVIDHGDGVVIGETAELGDDILIYHQVTLGGTSLVAGKRHPTIGNGVILGAGAKVLGPILVGDGARVGANAVVVSDVPAGATVVGIPARPVERRPAGADLLPYGTPCDETLDPALRSIEQLRAEIAGLSARLAALEAGQRGARAPAPSGESG
- a CDS encoding Rrf2 family transcriptional regulator — its product is MRLSTRGRYAVMAMVDLAAQTAAHGTAKPVALSEIAERQGISLSYLEQLFGKLRRAGLVLSARGPGGGYRLAFPATETRIADVILAVDEPIKATRCEMGSPKGCLGDRSRCLTHDLWEELGNQIHMFLASVTLDDVVRRRVLGRAGALHARLNGVIDVPIAELEPTAPQPRRPAR
- a CDS encoding cysteine desulfurase family protein yields the protein MRRVYLDANATEPLRPEARAAVLAALELSGNPSSVHAEGRAARRCLEESRERLAATLGVRPEAIVFTSGGTEANALAVAGLAASGRRVLVSATEHDCVRRAVAGAETVPVDGNGVVSLEALGERLADDPRPALVCLMLANNETGTVQPITEVAALCRRFGALLHIDAVQAPGRLPLAEAVAAADTLALSGHKAGGPKGAGALVVQRTATPAALLRGGGQERGLRAGTEPLPAIAGLAAAVEAAEAWCRAGGAERLAALKARLADGLAARVPAARLLCATVPTLPNTLALALPGVAATTQVMALDLAGVAVSAGAACSSGKVAESHVLAAMGLGPLAGQTIRVSLPWTATEADVDAFLDAYAAMAGRLARHAA
- a CDS encoding aminotransferase class V-fold PLP-dependent enzyme — translated: MNALPPRNRPVYLDNQATTPCDPRVLEAMLPWFTERFGNPHSAEHLMGREAEEAVEAARAHVAALIGAEPREIILTSGATESNNLAIKGAARFAASQGSPRRRIVTVATEHKCVLATVADLASEGFEPVVLPVGPDGLLDPDMLAEAVDESTLLVSVMAVNNEIGVIQDLAALAKMAKARGALFHTDAAQGAGKIPLDVGALGVDLLSISGHKLYGPKGVGALYVRRRPRVRLAPLFSGGGQERGLRSGTLPAPLVIGLGEACRIAAAEMAEESLRLARLRDRLWDGLARAIPGIALNGSAAARIPGNLNLTFPAASAAALIEACPELCVSTGSACSSAEVEPSYVLTALGLSAEAASRTLRIGLGRFTSEAEVDYAVAALAAAHRSAAAAAG
- a CDS encoding ferredoxin family 2Fe-2S iron-sulfur cluster binding protein, producing the protein MPKMTFIERDGTRREVDAPLGLSVLEIAHRHGVDIEGACEGSLACSTCHVIVDPKWYDLLQPPTEDEEDMLDLAFGLEETSRLGCQIVMTEELDGLVVRLPKATRNAQKG
- the tenA gene encoding thiaminase II gives rise to the protein MAADAIAAPGTLFARLRDAARPSWEAYVSHPFVRGLTDGSLPEAAFRRYLTQDYLFLIHFARAYALAVVKHAKLDDMRSAAATLDALLNHEMRLHVEFCAAWGLTEAEMEREPEAEETMAYTRYVLERGLAGDVLDLEVALAPCVIGYAEIGARMTADPALKREGNRYDAWRAMYAGEEFQAVAAEAIARLDRLGAARGAEARFAGLARTFEEACRLEARFWQMGLDAAR
- the mnmA gene encoding tRNA 2-thiouridine(34) synthase MnmA — encoded protein: MSERPHRLDAARPTRHLTAMRVVVAMSGGVDSSVVAALMAEAGHEVIGITLQLYDHGAAVGRRGACCAGQDIHDARRVADRLGIPHYVLDREALFRAAVIEDFADSYARGETPIPCVRCNQRLKFDDLLGVARDLGAEALATGHYARIVASADGPALAVASDAARDQSYFLFATRREDLPFLRFPLGEMTKAEVRAHAARLSLPVAEKPDSQDICFVPSGSYADLVARLRPEAAAPGEIVTEDGRVLGTHRGIARYTVGQAKGLGQASRDGGERMHVLRVEAGTRRVVVGPRASLGRRTLSAGEVNWLIPPPAAPIRCLAKLRGREAPSPATVAWDGTVAEVTMDAPATVAPGQAAVFYAGGRVLGGGFIRAA